In Blastocatellia bacterium, the genomic stretch GTCGAGTGCGGCGGCCACGCTCCTCATGGCCTTTTTAGCCAACTACCCCATCGCCGTAGCTCCGGCGATGGGCCACAACTTTTTCTTCGCCTACACGGTTGTGTTGACCATGAAGGTGCCCTGGGAGGTCGCCCTCGGCGGTGTGGCGATCGCGGGAATCGTCTTCATCCTCACGGCCGGATTTGGCCTTCGGGAGCGGGTGATCACGGCCATCCCGGAATCGCTCAAACACGCCATCGCGGTGGGGATCGGCTTGCTCATCGCTCTGATCGGCCTGGAGTGGGCGGGTGTGATCGTGGCGTCTCCAGGAACACTGGTGAAGCTCGGCAGGTTGACGGACCCTCCGACAATGCTCTCGCTGTTCGGGTTGACGGTGATGGCGATGTTGTTTGCCCGTCAGGTTCGGGGAGCGGCTTTGTGGGGCATTCTCGCCACGACGGCCGTCGGGCTGGCACTGGGACTCGTTCGCTATCAGGGACTGGTTGGTCGGCCTCCTTCGCTCGCGCCCACCTTTCTCAAGCTCGATATCGCGGGGGCCTTTCGTCCCGATATGATCGAGGTGATTTTCGTCTTTTTCTTTCTCGCTCTCTTCGATTCCGTTGGCACGCTCGTCGGCGTCGCCCAGCAAGCGGGACTGATGCAGAACGGCGTCCTGCCGCGAGCGCGTCAGGCGCTGCTGGCCGATGCCATCGGAACGGTTGCGGGAGCGATGCTGGGAACCTCGACGGTGACGGCCTATATCGAGAGTGCCACCGGAGTCTCGGCCGGTGGACGGACGGGATTGGCTAACGTCACGACGGCCGCGTTGTTTCTTCTCTCGCTTTTCTTTTATCCGCTCGTCAAAATGATCGGCGGGGGCTATCCGGCCGATGGCGGAATGACGCTCTATCCGGTCATTGCTCCTGCGCTCGTGCTCGTCGGCACGATGATGATGAAGGGCGTCAAGCTCATTCCCTGG encodes the following:
- a CDS encoding NCS2 family permease translates to MPAREMAAATKALSLGERWFHLSEYGTTIKREILAGVTTFLTMAYIIFVQPAVLSAAGMDFGAVLIATCVSSAAATLLMAFLANYPIAVAPAMGHNFFFAYTVVLTMKVPWEVALGGVAIAGIVFILTAGFGLRERVITAIPESLKHAIAVGIGLLIALIGLEWAGVIVASPGTLVKLGRLTDPPTMLSLFGLTVMAMLFARQVRGAALWGILATTAVGLALGLVRYQGLVGRPPSLAPTFLKLDIAGAFRPDMIEVIFVFFFLALFDSVGTLVGVAQQAGLMQNGVLPRARQALLADAIGTVAGAMLGTSTVTAYIESATGVSAGGRTGLANVTTAALFLLSLFFYPLVKMIGGGYPADGGMTLYPVIAPALVLVGTMMMKGVKLIPWDDMTEAIPAFLTIILMPLAVSITDGIAFGFIAYAVLKPVAGRGREVHWFIYLFAVLFLVRYIALT